The Pseudodesulfovibrio sediminis genome includes the window GCCGAGAGTGATACTGGCTGGCAGGTCAGCATACACGTCTATATCGCCATTGGCGCCACCAGTCACATTACCATTACCATGGAAACTCAACGGCAGTCTTGCAGAAAGCCCAGCGCTCAGTTCATCTGTAAACTGGTACTTGGCCCCCAGGTTTCCACTGAATGCGTATCCCTCTGCATCAATTTTGAATCCGGCACCACGAATAAACTCATGCTCAAAGTCACCAAGCACGAGTTCAACGCCACCACCCACAGACAATTCATCGGTCAACTGAAATGCGACGCTCGGGTTAATGGAAGTCGTCGTCAACTTCACCTTCTGGGCTTCCCAGCCGGCCATGAAGTCGTCATTGTATTCGATGCCAAGACCAAAACGAGTGAACATACCGATACCAAACCATGCGACATCATTTAATTGATGCGTGAAATAGGCATGCGGGACCATGAACGTATTGGATTTCAAGGACTCGGTTTCACCATTGATGGTGATGTCGGTTCTTGGCGCAATAAACACGGCACCGGCCATGGCCTGGCTTCCTTCGAGATCGGTCATGAGTGCCGGGTTGGTGGCGATCACTGAGGGATCAAGCGCAATGGCATACCCAACGGTACCCATACCAACACTTTTATTACTCCACTCATAAAGAGAAAATCCGCCTGCCTGAACCGTCGTTACTGACGTCAACAGACAAACGAATAGACTGAAAATAAACACGATGGATGCACGTTTCATCCTTCCCCCTTAGGCTGCTGTCAACACCATCGACAGCGGTCTTACAATGTAACGGCACCCTCCCAGATATGACGGAAGCAGTCCGTCCCGATAACATTGATGTTATTTTTTGCACAAGCAGGAATTCCATACCTAACGGGGGAAAAAATATCAAACACAAAAACAATATCAAACACTTGTTTTAATTTGCTTTCATCCTCTTGAGAAAGCGTCCGCAGAATCCAACTGACCCTGCCTTCAAACGGCACAATTCTGGCATCACTCGAAGAGTCGCAATGCACGGGGAAAGAACTTCCCATAAGGAGAACCCATGAACGACATCATACCGAGACTGGATATCAAGGAAAAGAGTTTCCACGGCACTCTGGTCGTCGGCGGGTTGACCGGAATTGTCGAGGGCAGTGTACGGAACGGATTTACGCTGCACACAGCGTTTCCCGGCATGATGCTGACCCTGCTGGCAGCATTCCTCGGAGGATTCACCGGCTTTTTCATCAAAGACCTTGTCCGTACCTCTCGGGGAATGAAGCCCTACCGAGGGGTGAACAATGACGGATGGATGATGGGGGCTTTTCTTGGAGCGCTGATAGGAACCCTGCTCCAGGTGATGATCAGCCCGGATGGAGCCAACCTGATCATTGGCTCCATCATGGGGGCTTACATAGGCGCAACCTTCGGGGCTTTCCCGGATGAATTCGTTACGCCCATCCTGCTGCGCATGGCCAACAGTTCAAGCGGGACTGTGGCCGAGCGCAAACAGTTAGACTGATCTTATCTCATTTCCACCCAGATAACGGCACCGAGTTCAAGCTCACGGCCCTTATAGGGTTTTTCAGCAGTATTCAGACCGGCAAATCCCCACCAGCCTTTCCAGGGGCAGACAAAGGTGAAAACACCCTGTCCGTCAGCGATGACTTCCTGAGTGACCATACGGTCCGTGGGAGCCGAACGCTTCTTGTCTTTATTGTAGTATTCCACTTCCACCCGAGTATAGGGAGCGGGCTTGCCATTGAGCAGCACGATTCCCTGAAACACGTTACCTGCATAGTTACCAAAAGGACGTGTAAGCGGAACGATTTCTGTTTCCAGTCCCACGGGCGTGTTCCACTCCTCGCCTTCCCCATATGCATCGATCACGACTTTGGTGATATGACGAATGTAGTTGTTCTCGGCATCTTCCTTGTAGGGAACCGGATTGAAAACAAAGCCGTACAGTCCAGGCCGTTTGGGGGTGTATGATGTACTCCAAGCCTGATTGCCCATGACTTTGGTTGCCTGCAGGGTACCGAGCAAATCCTCGCGCTTGTCATTATCAATGACTACAAAGAAGGCTTCGGGCTTTTCAAGTGTCATCCCCACCATTTCGAATGGATGAGAAAAAGACAGGACCATGTCCACGCTCTTCTTCTCTTGTGTAACCATATCCGTATCAGGAATAATCATTCCGAAATGGGCAAAAGCAGCAGAGACCATCAACAAGACAAACAAGCCCGTTAACAAGCATTTTTTCATTTTTGATTCCCCTTGCGAGTTTGAGAACATACTTCTAAATCATTGATACATAGTTGATGCATATCAATATCAAAACAGTAACACACGTCAAGTTGATTTTATAATTTCATGTGCAGGCAAGCAAAAAAAAAGACGCGCCATAGCGCGTCTTTAAAGAGCATAGTATCTTCTGGCTAGGACTCGATGGCGCCACCACAGCTCGATCCGGCTCCGGCTGTACACCCAAAGCAGTGAGGACCGGTGACCACGTACCTGTGTACCATCTTCTCCATATCAAATTCATCCAGTTTTCCCGGAGCTGCCTGCTCGGTGGGTAAACGCAACGCCTGATTGAAATCGCAATCATACAGTTGACCATCCCAACCGATATTCACCTGATGCCGACACATCAGGCCCTCGACAGTTGCCGGATTGAAGGATTGCACCAGCAGGTCCATGTATTCATCAGCCTGCCCAAGCTCCTGCAGCTCTTCCATATACCGGCCAATGGGAAGATTGGTAATGGTCAGCAGACGATTGAAGACAATCGAATACCGTTCCAACATCTCTTTTTTATAGGCCTGCTCCAGACACTCCTGACCTGGCGGCAGACTTGGCCCTCCCGGATTGAAGACCAGATCGAGCGTCAACCCGTCACGAGTCCCATATCCCAATTCATTGAGCTTCTTGAGCATCTTGATACTGCTGCTGAAACAACCGTCACCACGCATTTTAGTCACATTTTCTTCCAAATAACAGGGCATGGAAGCCACAAGGCCTATGGCATTATCGGCAAAGAACTGTGGAAAATCCGTCAGACCGGGTTCTTCCATGGCAGACAGATTCGTCCTGACCTGTACCATCTGCCCCGACTGCTTGAGTTTGAAAATGAAGTCCTTGAGATTCGGGTTGAGCTCCGGCGCGCCCCCGGTGATGTCCACCATCTGCGGGTTGATTGAATCGGCAAGAGCCACAATGCGATCCATGGTCTCGGCTGACATGATTTCTTCCCGAAATGGAGAACACTCCAGATGGCAGTGCACACAGGACTGATTGCATTTAAGCCCGACATTAACCTGCAGAATGCCAAGGTCCGCTGCCTTCAGCTTGCCACCGATCTTCGTATCAAATGTATTCATGAAACTTCCTCGTTATGGTAACGTATGAGCAAACCGAATAGCCTCATATGCGCACAGACGCAATATTCATACTCCAAAAGTTACATTCAACTTTTTCACTTGATTGTACTGAAGAGTTGACGAACCATGATCAACGATGTAGGAGAACCATTCCCGTAAGGAGGGAAGCCGGATGGCGGTTGCGCTGTGAACCCCGTCAGGTCCGAAAGGAAGCAGCGGTAATAGTTGCTGCCGGGTGTCCGGTTTCCACTCAAAGGCGCGTTCAAAATTGAACGCGCCTTTTCTATTAAACACCTTGTGGTTGCCCTGTTCAGCGGGCTGGATGTCAGCCGAGCGCTTTCTCCACATCTTCCAACACGGCCAGAGCTTTCTTGAAATCATACTCGGCAATCAGCTTGAGCATGTGTTCAAGCTCAGTATGCACGGAATCGGGCCAAACGAGTTCCTTCACCTTTTCAGCTCCGGCGCGACAGTCAACCGGCGCCCCCTGAGACAAGGGATCCTTGAGGGCTTCTATAACATGGTGCAAATCAGCAAGATCCGATACCTGCCCCTGCCGGAGAACTCTTTCACCCCGACTGGCCTCCTTGAGCACAGAGATGCTCTCAATGACAATGTCCAGTTCACGAGTGAACCGCTCCAGAGCGGACTCGATTTCGTCCTCAGCCTGCTCATCCAGCACGTTTTCGAGATGCCCTGCCGCTTCGAACAATTCCATGGCTCCCAACATACCAGAGGTGCCCTTGACCGAATGGGCCAGCCCTATACCGTCTTCCGTTCGTCCCTCGGCCAGTGCTTTCGCGATATCATCTGCAGCTTCGGCGTATTTTTCATCCAACAACAAAAGAAGATTCTTATATAACTTCTCGTTTCCACGAGCTCTGCGCAGCCCCAACTCAACATCGATACCCTGCATGCTGTCAATGGAGCCGCTGCTGCTTCCCGAATTGCTCTCTTCCTTCTCTTGCGGCTGAACAGAGACCCGATGCGGCTTGATCCACTGCAACAGGACTGCAAAGAGATCATCAGGATCGAAAGGCTTGGCAATATGACCGTTCATACCGTTGGCCTTGCTCTTTTCAACATCTTCCACCATGGCATGCGCTGTCATGGCAATGATGGGCAAATTGTTAAATCGGCTTTGTTTCCTGATCAGCGAAGCGGCCCTGTGGCCGTCCATAACCGGCATCTGGATATCCATCAGCACCAGATCAACGTCATTCTCGTCCAGATAATCCAGGGCTTCCTGCCCGTTCTCGACCTCCGCGACATTCACCCCCACTGAAGCAAGAATTTCCTGCACCACCTGCCTGTTGATGGCGTTGTCTTCCACCAACAGCACTTGCGCCCCATTCAGGGTACTGGTGTTTGCATCCAGATGCTGCCTTTCGCCCTTGGTAACCAGCCCCTTGCCAAGCGTTTCCACCACAAGATTGAACAAAAACGATTGATTGACCGGTTTGAATAAAAGTCCCTTGAATCCCAAATCGGTCGTCTTCTTGACCAACGTCGCGTTGCCATAGGCAGAGACCATGAACATGGGAGGTTTGACCTTGATGTTGGCGTCGGAGAGGATCGTGCTCGCTGTCTGCAAACCATCCATACCGGGCATACGCCAATCAATGATCAGCAATTTATAGGCGCTCTCCACTGGCATGGTGCGCAGGAGTTCGAGGGCTTCCCTACCGGATGTTGCCAGATCGACCTTCAACCCCATGTGTTCAAGCATGCCTTTCAGGATAATCCGCGAAGTCGAATTATCATCCACCACAAGCACGGACAGACCGCGTAAATCTTCCGGCAACTGTGCATGCGGGTCCTGCTCGTAATGAATGGGGAACGTCACCTCAAACCAGAACAGGCTCCCTTTGCCAAATTCACTCTCTGCGCCAATCTCACCACCCATGAGCGAGACCAGTTGATTACAGAGATTCAGACCGAGACCGGTCCCGCCATACTTGCGCGTCGTGGAGGCGTCCGCTTGAGTAAATGGCTGAAAGAGATCACCGATCTTATCGGACTGGATGCCGATCCCCTCGTCCTTGACAGCAAACCGCAACTTCACGTCCTTGTCGGTCTTCTCGACAATATGAATTGATACGACAACGGAGCCGCTCTCGGTAAATTTTACGGCATTGTTGCACAGGTTGATCAGAATCTGCGAAAGCCGCATGGAGTCACCAACAACGGCGGGTGGCACATTGTCGGCGACATTAATGAGAAACTCGAGTTTCTTCTCATTGGCTCTGGGAGAAACGATCGTTGCCAGCTGCTCCAGCACCTGATCAAGCTTGAAGCCGACCGCTTCGACACTCAACATACCGGCTTCAATCTTGGACATATCCAGAATATCGTTGATGATGCCAAGCAGGGAACGCGCCGAGATATCAATCTTCTCCAGATAATCCTGCTGCGCCACTGTCAGTTCCGTCATTTTGGCCAGATGCGTCATGCCGATGATTGCATTCATCGGGGTGCGGATTTCATGACTCATATTGGCCAGAAACTCGCTCTTGGCCTTGGTCGCCTGTTCAGCCGCTTCCTTGGCTTCAATAATCTCTTTCTCAGTCTGCTTCCGAATATGAATTTCCGAGGTAAGCAGGCGATTCATCTTGTTCAACTCATCCGTGCGCTCAATGACCCGCTGCTCCATCACATCATAGGCCAACTTGAGTTCTGCCTGGGCGGTGCGCAGGTCGGAAATATTCGTAATCATTCCAAAAGACCCCAGATACTCGCCGTTCTCGGACAGCATGGGACTTGAGGAAACAATGGCCCACAGCACACTGGAGTCCTTACGCACCATCTTTCGTTCATATTGGGAGGCATATCCTGCGCGCCGTTTCTCCATCTCTTTTTCATGCTCTTCCAAATCGTCGGGATGCATCAGGCTCGACACCGGTTTGCCAATGATTTCTTCCTTGGTATACCCGAACATGTCAGCCAGAATCTGGTTGGCCATAGAGATATTCATATCGGCATCAAGAACGATGACACCTTCGATACTGGTCTCAAAGAGTCGACGATACTGTTCTTCGCTTTGCTTGAGCTCTTTTTCGCGCAATTGAACCTGTTCCGCCATCTCGTTGAACTTGGACAAAATCTGTTCGATTTCCAGCATATTTTCAACATCGTTCTGTTCAGAATACTTCCCGGCTGAAATATCCTCAATGCGCTCAATAAGCCTGCCAAAAGGTATGAGCAGATTTCGTCGTAAAATGGACTTGGTGAAAACACCGAGAACAACCACGAGAGAAAGCAAGGCGATAAAACTGATGGTTGTCGTGTGAAATACTTTTTCCTTGAAAACAGTCGGATTAAAGCCCAATCGAACAAGACCGACCTCGATATTCTCATAGCGGACTTCCCGCTCTTTGACGAGCGTCTCTCCTTCAAAGATGTTGCCATACCGAAAGATCGTGTTCCCTCGATGGTCTGAAACGTTGATATACGACACGATGTCAATCGTCGTGTATGTTTCACACAGGCTGACGACTGACTCCTCCTCCATATGCCAGAGGTACGACTCAAGAGAATTGGACAAATGCGATAGGGCTTCGTTGGACCGCTGCTCGAACTGCGATTCAAGTCTTTGATATAACAGAAGGGAAACAATGAATGAAATCGTAATCGAAGAAAGGATGACGACAGCTATCAAGCTGAACGTCACATGCCGTACAAGAGATCGTTTCCTTCTCGATTTGCCTGAAAATACCATTATTAAAAAAACCTTTATTCAGTGTTTTCAATTCACAGAACATTTGTACAACAGGCCATCAACGTACCGTATAAATAACACAATCATACCTGACAACTTACAGTAACTGTACCCAAACCGCTCCCCTCGGTCGACTATTATTTCACTTTATAACACACCTCGGTTCAGGAGGAGGAATCCATAGGCCCTGCTCTGCCCTATGAGTTGCAAAACACACACAGTTCTATTCAACAACTTCAACAGCTCCGTAAAAATCGCCGCATCTACATCTGTATTTACTCTATCTATGCAGTTGATAACTATTGTCTATGGATCAGCTTAATCTGTTTATCACGCAGCTTGAAGCAGCTGCCCGGATTTCCCCATTGAACCTCGTCCCGGAGAATTCCATGTTCGTCTTTTCTTCAGATGATAAACGATGTCTGCCCCTTTCGCCCCCCGCTGTCTGCTCTCCACGCTGACCAACTCGGGCACCATCTCGGCCAGGGGGAGGGGGCGCCGGTTCCTATGCCATTTATACCAGTAGCAACTCCACGGTTAACCTGTTGACCGGCACCCTGCGCTGGATGTTCTAGGGGCAGACTGTCGAAAGACAACGATCTGCGGCAAATGCAGTATCAGAATAACGACCTCTTCTGGGTCCCCCAAAAAGGGACTCAAACCCCATTACGCAAAAAAGAAGGCTTACGTGAAATTCACGTAAGCCTTTATTTATCGTGGCGGAGAGGAGAGGATTCGAACCTCCGAACGAGTTACCCCGTTACACGCTTTCCAGGCGTGCTCCTTAAGCCGGACTCGGACACCTCTCCGCGTTTGCGAAGGCAGTAACTACCTAATATGGTGTGCCTTGGCAAGGAAAAAGTTGCGACTTTTTCATAAAGGAAGCTGAAGACTTCCGCGAAACTCTTCCAGACTGGTCGCACCGATTGATTTCAGCAGGGATTCCATCTCCTTTGCCAGACCAAAAGCGAAGTCAGGACGCAGGAAATTGGCAGTCCCCACCTGCACGGCATGGGCGCCCACCAGAATGAACTCCAGGGCGTCTTCAGCAGAGGCAATGCCCCCCATGCCCACCACCGGGATATCCACAGCCTGCACGGCCTGATACACGCAACGAAGCGCCACGGGCTTAATAGCCGGGCCGGACAGTCCGGCGATGACGTTGGCAATGCGAGGCGCCCGTTTACGGACATCCACGGCCATGCCTGAGAGCGTATTGATGAGCGACAGGGAGTCGGCGCCACCTTCGGCCGCGGCCTTGGCGCAGACGGCGATGTCTGTCACGTTGGGCGACAGTTTGACCATGACATGCTTGCCCGGCGCTTTTTTCTTCACGGCTTCGGTGACCCTGGTAATCTGCGCCGGGTCCTGTCCAAAGGCGATACCGCCCTCTTTGACATTGGGACACGACACATTGACTTCAAGGGCAGCGATACCGTCTTCGTCGGCCAGCACAGCAGCCAACTCACCGAATTCCTCGGCGTCACACGCGTACAAATTGGCAAGCACAGCCACGTCCCTGTTCTTGAGGGCGGGCAAGGCCTTGGTGACAAAGTCCTCCACCCCGGGATTCTGGATGCCGATGGCATTGAGCATGCCACACGGGGTCTCGGCGATACGGGGCATGGGGTTGCCCTCTCGCGGCTTTAAAGAGATGCCTTTGGCCACGAGTCCGCCGAGCTGCTCAAGATCGCCGTAGGGCGCAAATTCCAACCCGAAACCAAAGGTCCCGGATGCGGTCATGACCGGATTCTTCAACTCCAGGCCATTCAATGAAACGTTCATATCCATCAGTTACGCTCCCTACAATTCCACTTTGTCTGTCCAGAACACCGGGCCGCGCGTACACACCTGCACATGATGCCCTTCACCATCTTTGGTCACACAGCCGAGACACGCTCCCACACCGCAGGCCATACGGTTTTCCAGAGACACCTGCGCCCGCGCACCGAACTCATTGGCAAATGTCTGCACTGTCTTCATGAACGGCGTAGGACCGCAGCACAGTATCAGCCCGTCCTGCTCGGCGTACTCACGAATGAGATCCTTGAGCGTAGCGATGATGGCCTTCAGGTCTTCCGGTTTCCGGTCAATCATTGATTGCCCGTCGACCTTGCCACAGAGGGCTTCATAGGGGTAACATTCCAGCGGTAAACGATGAGCCAGGAAAAGTTTGAGGTTTTCGGGTGCGGAATGTTGCTCGACATAACCGCAAAAAGGTGCGATGCCGATGCCCCCGGCAAGCAGCAGGGTCGGCGTATCCGGCTCTACGGCGAGATTATTGCCGAGCGGCCCCCACACAGTGACCTCGTCACCAGGGACAAGCTTGGCGATACGACTTGTGCCACGGCCCACACTCTGGATAAACAGGGTCAGGGATGTGCCATCCGCAGAACAGATGGAAAAGGGGCGGCCCCAGAGCATATCCAACTCCCAATTGGTGGGGCGGATCATGACAAACTGGCCGGGCTTCCACCCATCCCAGTCCGGGTACTCCAACTTCAGCTCGAAAAAATCACCAGCCGAATTTGATTGACCGACCGGGGAAACTTCCAATACCTTGACAATACGACAATTCCTCAAGGACATATAGACACCTTATGAGTAAAAAACACATTCCTGAAATCATGGCTCCTGCTGGAGACAAACAATCCTATCTGGCGGCAGTGGCCGCCGGCGCGGATGCTGTCTATCTGGGACTGAAACATTTTTCAGCGCGCATGCAGGCCAAGAACTTCTCTATCAGTGAGCTTGCACAACTGGCAAGCCTGGGACGGGACCATGGTACCAAGACCTACGTCGCCATGAACACGCTGGTCAAACCAAAGGACCCTGAATCCGCAGGCCGCCTTATTGACCGTTTGCAGAAAACCGTCAAGCCCTACGCCCTCATCGTGCAGGACCTGGCAATGCTCACCCTGGCAAAACAGGCTGGATTTCAAGGAGAGCTTCACCTCTCCACCCTGGCCAACGTAAGCCACCCCGCCGGACTGGCCCTGGCCAAGAAGCTCGGCGCCAGCCGTGTGGTTGTTCCCCGCGAGCTGAATCTCGATGAGGTCAAGCTCATGGCCGAAGCATGCCCCAAGGATCTCGACCTCGAAATTTTCGTGCATGGCGCACTCTGCCACTGCGTGTCCGGTCGCTGCTACTGGTCCAGCTATCTGGGCGGCAAGTCGGGCCTGCGCGGTCGCTGCGTTCAGCCCTGCCGC containing:
- a CDS encoding OmpP1/FadL family transporter, with product MKRASIVFIFSLFVCLLTSVTTVQAGGFSLYEWSNKSVGMGTVGYAIALDPSVIATNPALMTDLEGSQAMAGAVFIAPRTDITINGETESLKSNTFMVPHAYFTHQLNDVAWFGIGMFTRFGLGIEYNDDFMAGWEAQKVKLTTTSINPSVAFQLTDELSVGGGVELVLGDFEHEFIRGAGFKIDAEGYAFSGNLGAKYQFTDELSAGLSARLPLSFHGNGNVTGGANGDIDVYADLPASITLGLGFQPTEDWTFEFDVVHTRWDSLKTLDYEGTINSKSKFYYKNTWRLQAGAEYAALDWLDLRAGVVWDQTPIRQEHASVLLPSNDRLMFSTGLGFHGEQWFVDTSFMYIMVRDRYGVNVETSPAGAVANADFTGGTTYVGGVNAGFTF
- a CDS encoding DUF4198 domain-containing protein; amino-acid sequence: MKKCLLTGLFVLLMVSAAFAHFGMIIPDTDMVTQEKKSVDMVLSFSHPFEMVGMTLEKPEAFFVVIDNDKREDLLGTLQATKVMGNQAWSTSYTPKRPGLYGFVFNPVPYKEDAENNYIRHITKVVIDAYGEGEEWNTPVGLETEIVPLTRPFGNYAGNVFQGIVLLNGKPAPYTRVEVEYYNKDKKRSAPTDRMVTQEVIADGQGVFTFVCPWKGWWGFAGLNTAEKPYKGRELELGAVIWVEMR
- the arsS gene encoding arsenosugar biosynthesis radical SAM (seleno)protein ArsS (Some members of this family are selenoproteins.) translates to MNTFDTKIGGKLKAADLGILQVNVGLKCNQSCVHCHLECSPFREEIMSAETMDRIVALADSINPQMVDITGGAPELNPNLKDFIFKLKQSGQMVQVRTNLSAMEEPGLTDFPQFFADNAIGLVASMPCYLEENVTKMRGDGCFSSSIKMLKKLNELGYGTRDGLTLDLVFNPGGPSLPPGQECLEQAYKKEMLERYSIVFNRLLTITNLPIGRYMEELQELGQADEYMDLLVQSFNPATVEGLMCRHQVNIGWDGQLYDCDFNQALRLPTEQAAPGKLDEFDMEKMVHRYVVTGPHCFGCTAGAGSSCGGAIES
- a CDS encoding response regulator, with amino-acid sequence MSNSLESYLWHMEEESVVSLCETYTTIDIVSYINVSDHRGNTIFRYGNIFEGETLVKEREVRYENIEVGLVRLGFNPTVFKEKVFHTTTISFIALLSLVVVLGVFTKSILRRNLLIPFGRLIERIEDISAGKYSEQNDVENMLEIEQILSKFNEMAEQVQLREKELKQSEEQYRRLFETSIEGVIVLDADMNISMANQILADMFGYTKEEIIGKPVSSLMHPDDLEEHEKEMEKRRAGYASQYERKMVRKDSSVLWAIVSSSPMLSENGEYLGSFGMITNISDLRTAQAELKLAYDVMEQRVIERTDELNKMNRLLTSEIHIRKQTEKEIIEAKEAAEQATKAKSEFLANMSHEIRTPMNAIIGMTHLAKMTELTVAQQDYLEKIDISARSLLGIINDILDMSKIEAGMLSVEAVGFKLDQVLEQLATIVSPRANEKKLEFLINVADNVPPAVVGDSMRLSQILINLCNNAVKFTESGSVVVSIHIVEKTDKDVKLRFAVKDEGIGIQSDKIGDLFQPFTQADASTTRKYGGTGLGLNLCNQLVSLMGGEIGAESEFGKGSLFWFEVTFPIHYEQDPHAQLPEDLRGLSVLVVDDNSTSRIILKGMLEHMGLKVDLATSGREALELLRTMPVESAYKLLIIDWRMPGMDGLQTASTILSDANIKVKPPMFMVSAYGNATLVKKTTDLGFKGLLFKPVNQSFLFNLVVETLGKGLVTKGERQHLDANTSTLNGAQVLLVEDNAINRQVVQEILASVGVNVAEVENGQEALDYLDENDVDLVLMDIQMPVMDGHRAASLIRKQSRFNNLPIIAMTAHAMVEDVEKSKANGMNGHIAKPFDPDDLFAVLLQWIKPHRVSVQPQEKEESNSGSSSGSIDSMQGIDVELGLRRARGNEKLYKNLLLLLDEKYAEAADDIAKALAEGRTEDGIGLAHSVKGTSGMLGAMELFEAAGHLENVLDEQAEDEIESALERFTRELDIVIESISVLKEASRGERVLRQGQVSDLADLHHVIEALKDPLSQGAPVDCRAGAEKVKELVWPDSVHTELEHMLKLIAEYDFKKALAVLEDVEKALG
- a CDS encoding dihydroorotate dehydrogenase yields the protein MDMNVSLNGLELKNPVMTASGTFGFGLEFAPYGDLEQLGGLVAKGISLKPREGNPMPRIAETPCGMLNAIGIQNPGVEDFVTKALPALKNRDVAVLANLYACDAEEFGELAAVLADEDGIAALEVNVSCPNVKEGGIAFGQDPAQITRVTEAVKKKAPGKHVMVKLSPNVTDIAVCAKAAAEGGADSLSLINTLSGMAVDVRKRAPRIANVIAGLSGPAIKPVALRCVYQAVQAVDIPVVGMGGIASAEDALEFILVGAHAVQVGTANFLRPDFAFGLAKEMESLLKSIGATSLEEFRGSLQLPL
- a CDS encoding dihydroorotate dehydrogenase electron transfer subunit, whose product is MSLRNCRIVKVLEVSPVGQSNSAGDFFELKLEYPDWDGWKPGQFVMIRPTNWELDMLWGRPFSICSADGTSLTLFIQSVGRGTSRIAKLVPGDEVTVWGPLGNNLAVEPDTPTLLLAGGIGIAPFCGYVEQHSAPENLKLFLAHRLPLECYPYEALCGKVDGQSMIDRKPEDLKAIIATLKDLIREYAEQDGLILCCGPTPFMKTVQTFANEFGARAQVSLENRMACGVGACLGCVTKDGEGHHVQVCTRGPVFWTDKVEL